GCGTATTGGTGGACCTTAGCCAATATGATTGGGAAGGAGATGAACATCCGAGAAGTCCTTTTTCCAGAACGGTTATATATGAACTCCATGTTGGCGGATTTACCAAAAGAGCCAATTCAGGGGTTGAGGAAGGTAAAAGAGGAACCTTCCTGGGTTTAATTGAAAAAATCCCCTATTTGGTCGAGTTGGGTATCACAGCGGTGGAACTACTTCCCATTTTCCAATTTGACAGACAAGATGCGCCGGAAGGCCGGGTAAATTATTGGGGATACAGTCCGATTTCTTTCTTTGCCCCACATCAGGGGTACAGCTCCGGAAAAGATCCGCTTCAGGTTTTGAATGACTTCAGGGATATGGTGAAAGCCTTCCATAAAGCAGGCATAGAGGTGATTTTGGATGTCGTCTTCAACCATACTGCTGAAAATCATGAAGAAGGACCCACTTATACTTTCCGCGGGATAGACAACAGCGTTTATTATATCCTTGACAATGATAGGTCTAAATACAAGAATTTTTCGGGTACGGGGAACACACTAAATGCTAATCAGTCTATAGTGCGTAGAATGATCCTTTCAAGTCTTCATTTTTGGGTCAGGGATATGCATGTGGATGGATTCAGATTTGACCTTGCTTCTGTTTTGTCCCGAGATGAAAAAGGCAACCCCATCGAAAACGCACCCATTCTTTGGGATATTGAGTCTGACCCGATTCTGGCTGGAACCAAATTGATTGCTGAGGCATGGGATGCAGCGGGTTTGTACCAAGTCGGCAATTTCACAGGAGACAGTTGGAAAGAATGGAATGGGAGATTCCGGGATGATGTGAGGAGTTTTATGAGGGGGGATAAAGGAAAAGTAGGTCCTTTTGTGACCCGCTTGATTGGCAGTCCGGATATGTATGAAGCCAAAAACAGGGAATTGGAGCAAAGCATCAATTTTATAACCTGCCATGATGGCTTTACCTTACATGACCTGGTTTCCTACAATAAAAAACACAATGAAGCCAACGGAGAAAACAACCAAGACGGAAACAATGAAAATCTGAGTTGGAACTGCGGAATAGAAGGCCCTACCGACAATCAGGCAATACTCAAACTTCGAAGGCGACAGATAAAAAACTTTCTGACATTGAATATGCTTTCTCTCGGCGCCCCGATGCTCTTGATGGGCGATGAAATCCTACATACCCAAAAAGGGAATAATAATGCCTATTGTCAGGACAATGAGCTCTCCTGGTTTGATTGGGACCTCTTACAAAAAAACGGGGACATTTTCAGATTTGTGAAAATTCTTATCAAGAAAAGGCTGAAAAGGGAATCCGCCCAGGCAAATTTCAATCTCAGCCTAAGGGAATTTCTTTCCCAGTCAACTATTCAATGGCACGGTGTCAAACTCAAGAACCCTGATTGGTCTTATAATTCCCATAGTATTGCCATGACCATCAATGCCCTGAGCGGAAAGATGGCCATGCATTATATGGTCAATGCGTATAGAAAAGCCCTGACTTTTGAAGTTCCCCGGGAAGTTGATGGCAAAAAGGTCACCTGGAGTCGGTGGATAGATACTGCATTGGATTCTCCCGAAGATATTTGTCTCTGGCAACATGCCAAGCCACTTGCCAATGGTTCCTATCATGTTGAGGCCAACTCCATAGTTATCATCTTGTCCAAAATAGATTAAAATCAGAATAAAGGTCTGCTCAACAAGCCCAAAGCCTGTTCCAGTACTTCCTCGTCCTTAGCAAAACAAAATCTGAGCATCTTGTGGTCTTTTTGGTCATGGTAAAAAACAGATACAGGTATGCTTGCCACGCCTATTTCTTTGGTCAACCTGACGGCTAGCTCATAATCTGACTCTTCTGACAAATGTCCATAAGACACCAACTGAAAAAAACTACCCTGCGCCGGGGTAAATTTAAATGGTGTGTTTTTGAGA
This window of the Aquiflexum balticum DSM 16537 genome carries:
- the glgX gene encoding glycogen debranching protein GlgX, with the protein product MSPRKLKYKHSPGQSFPIGPSFMHGGINFCLFSKNAEWVELLFFDKAEDTKPSQSIRLDPNINKTYKYWHVFVEGVKPGQLYGYRIHGPFNPAKGHRFDASKVILDPYAKSVTIPDGYNRKALSVFGDSSARSMKSVLVDLSQYDWEGDEHPRSPFSRTVIYELHVGGFTKRANSGVEEGKRGTFLGLIEKIPYLVELGITAVELLPIFQFDRQDAPEGRVNYWGYSPISFFAPHQGYSSGKDPLQVLNDFRDMVKAFHKAGIEVILDVVFNHTAENHEEGPTYTFRGIDNSVYYILDNDRSKYKNFSGTGNTLNANQSIVRRMILSSLHFWVRDMHVDGFRFDLASVLSRDEKGNPIENAPILWDIESDPILAGTKLIAEAWDAAGLYQVGNFTGDSWKEWNGRFRDDVRSFMRGDKGKVGPFVTRLIGSPDMYEAKNRELEQSINFITCHDGFTLHDLVSYNKKHNEANGENNQDGNNENLSWNCGIEGPTDNQAILKLRRRQIKNFLTLNMLSLGAPMLLMGDEILHTQKGNNNAYCQDNELSWFDWDLLQKNGDIFRFVKILIKKRLKRESAQANFNLSLREFLSQSTIQWHGVKLKNPDWSYNSHSIAMTINALSGKMAMHYMVNAYRKALTFEVPREVDGKKVTWSRWIDTALDSPEDICLWQHAKPLANGSYHVEANSIVIILSKID